The Candidatus Sysuiplasma acidicola genomic sequence CTTCTCCACGACTTGCCAACTCTCAATCCAGACAGCCAGATGCTGCCATCGGGCAAATGTTCGAAGTGAGACATTCCGGCGGCCGCTTCGTGCACGAATGCGATGAAGACACTTTCACGCTCTATCCATTCCTGAATAACATCCGGAAGATAGTCATCCGGCTCCAGCTCCTCAAGAATAGGAGCAAGTTTGTGCAACTCTTCCTTCCTTGCGATCCTGATTTCCACTTCGCCATTCATGTCAGTTTACCGGTGTATCCGAATCGTACTCCCTTCCTTATTATCTCTCTCGAGTTTCTATAACCCGCATCGGCATGCCTTATCAGACCCAGTCCAGGATCTGCATTGAGCACTTTCGCGATCTTTCCCTCCTGTCGGTCAGTCCCATCAGCAACGACTACTAAACCAGCGTGTATTGAAGTGCCTATTCCTGTCCCACCTCCCTGATGCACAGAGACCCAGGTTGCACCGGATATTGCATTCAGGAGTGCGTTCAAAATTGGCCAGTCCGCAATTGCATCACTGCCGTCCATCATATTCTCAGTCTCCCTGTACGGCGAGGCAACTGAACCTGTGTCGTGATGATCCCTCCCAATCGCCACTGGCGCCGATACTTCTCCATCTCTTACAAGCCTGTTGATCATCAGGCCGGCTTTCTCCCTATCTCCGTATTTCATATAACATATGCGTGCTGGAAGCCCCTGAAAGTGCACCTTTTTCCCGGCTAGTTCAATCCATCTCTTAAGGTGTATGTCGTCGAATTCCTTTATTATCTCCGCATCTATTCTTTTTATGTCGTCCGGATCGCCGGATAGCGCGACCCACCTGAACGGACCTGAACCAATTGCGAAGAGCGGGCGTATGTATGCCGGCACATACCCCTCAATCTCATAAGCGCTTTCGAATCCACCCTCCTTCGCCCTAGTCCTGATATTGTTTCCGTAGTCGAACACGTTTGAGCCGTTTTTCCTGAACCACAGCATTGCCTGCATTTCCAGAACAATGCTCCTGTATACGGCTTGTCGGTACTCTTCAGGCTTTTCTTTGCGTAATACATCCGCATCCTTCAGACTCATGTCCGCGGGTATGTATCCTTCCATAATGTCGTGGGCCGCCGTCTGATCGGTAACAATATCTGGCACGATTCCTCTTCTCGAAAGCTCCGTGTAGGTGCTCGCCGCATTGCCAAGAAGCCCTATGGATATTGGCCTGTTCTGGCTCAGGGACACGTCCTTCATTCTGAGGGCTTCATCTAGACTCTCGGTCCATGTATCGAGATAACCGTCATGTATTCTCCTGTTAATCTTTTCCCTGTCAACTTCAACAATTATGCCCGTTCCACCGTTCATTGTGATTGCCAGAGGTTGCGCTCCACCCATCTCGCCCAGGCCGGACGAAAGCACCCACTTTCCTGCCAGCGAATCCCTTCCGAAGGTCTGATTCGCTATGGCATGAAGTGTTTCGTAGGTGCCCTGCAGTATTCCCTGCGTTCCAATGTATATCCACGAACCAGCCGTCATCTGGCCGAACATCGTCAGTCCCCTTTTCTCGAGATCCCAGAAAATGTCATCGGTCGCAAATTTTGGAACTATCTGTGAATTGACAATAAGCAGTCGCGGCATTTCTTCCCCGGTTGTGAAGACTCCAACCGGTTTTCCGGACTGAATAAGAAGCGTTTCATCATTGCCGAGAACTTTGAGGGCAGCCACAATGCTTTCAAAGGCTTCCCAGCTCCTAGCAGCCTTGCCTCGACCGCCGTAGACGATGAGTTTCTCAGGTTCCTTCGCGACCTCAGGATCAAGATTGTTCATAAGCAGCCGTAGTGCCGCCTCCTGCCCCCATCCTCTGCAGTTGAGTTCACTGCCTCGTGGCGCCCTCATGTTTCTCCTATCCATTTGACCGCCAGTCAATATATCTATATGTTAAAAAAATCTCGCCGCCAAACTTCCAACATTTTAAGGGAGCAAATATGTGGCTTCATTGCCGCTTAATCAGAGCTTGTATCTCTTCAGCCTTTTCTCATCTTCCTTAGAGAATGGCTTCACTCTTTTTGGGTGTGCAGAAATAAACACCCCGGTAGTAGAGGCCAACGCAATCAGGAATGAAACTGAAAGCC encodes the following:
- the hutU gene encoding urocanate hydratase; the encoded protein is MDRRNMRAPRGSELNCRGWGQEAALRLLMNNLDPEVAKEPEKLIVYGGRGKAARSWEAFESIVAALKVLGNDETLLIQSGKPVGVFTTGEEMPRLLIVNSQIVPKFATDDIFWDLEKRGLTMFGQMTAGSWIYIGTQGILQGTYETLHAIANQTFGRDSLAGKWVLSSGLGEMGGAQPLAITMNGGTGIIVEVDREKINRRIHDGYLDTWTESLDEALRMKDVSLSQNRPISIGLLGNAASTYTELSRRGIVPDIVTDQTAAHDIMEGYIPADMSLKDADVLRKEKPEEYRQAVYRSIVLEMQAMLWFRKNGSNVFDYGNNIRTRAKEGGFESAYEIEGYVPAYIRPLFAIGSGPFRWVALSGDPDDIKRIDAEIIKEFDDIHLKRWIELAGKKVHFQGLPARICYMKYGDREKAGLMINRLVRDGEVSAPVAIGRDHHDTGSVASPYRETENMMDGSDAIADWPILNALLNAISGATWVSVHQGGGTGIGTSIHAGLVVVADGTDRQEGKIAKVLNADPGLGLIRHADAGYRNSREIIRKGVRFGYTGKLT